CTTACTGACTTCCAGCAATATTTCCTTTACGGGCTGCTTTGCCCAGATGTTCTTTTTTGCCTTCTTGGGTACTGCTGAATGTTACCTTCTCTCCTCAATGGCCTATGATCGCTATGCAGCGATCTGCAGTCCTCTACACTACACAGTTATTATGTCCAAAAGGCTCTGCCTCGCTCTCATCACTGGGCCTTATGTGATTGGCTTTATGGACTCCTTTGTCAACGTGGTTTCCATGAGCAGATTGCATTTCTGCGATTCAAACGTAATTCATCACTTTTTCTGTGACACTTCCCCAATTTTAGCTCTGTCCTGCACTGATACATACAACACCGAAATCCTGATATTCATTATTGTTGGTTCCACCCTGATGGTGTCCCTTTTCACAATATCTGCATCCTATGTGTTCATTCTCTTTACCATCCTGAAAATTAATTCCACTTCAGGAAAGCAGAAAGCTTTCTCTACTTGCGTCTCTCATCTCTTGGGAGTCACCATCTTTTATAGCACTCTgagttttacttatttaaaacCAAGAAAGTCTTATTCCTTGGGAAGAGATCAAGTGGCTTCTGTTTTTTATACTATTGTGATTCCCATGCTGAATCCACTCATTT
This genomic window from Pan troglodytes isolate AG18354 chromosome 9, NHGRI_mPanTro3-v2.0_pri, whole genome shotgun sequence contains:
- the OR8H2 gene encoding olfactory receptor 8H2, which produces MMGRRNDTNVADFILMGLTLSEEIQMALFMLFLLIYLITMLGNVGMILIIRLDLQLHTPMYFFLTHLSFIDLSYSTVVTPKTLANLLTSSNISFTGCFAQMFFFAFLGTAECYLLSSMAYDRYAAICSPLHYTVIMSKRLCLALITGPYVIGFMDSFVNVVSMSRLHFCDSNVIHHFFCDTSPILALSCTDTYNTEILIFIIVGSTLMVSLFTISASYVFILFTILKINSTSGKQKAFSTCVSHLLGVTIFYSTLSFTYLKPRKSYSLGRDQVASVFYTIVIPMLNPLIYSLRNKEVKNALIRVMQRRQDSR